One Firmicutes bacterium HGW-Firmicutes-1 genomic window carries:
- the trpD gene encoding anthranilate phosphoribosyltransferase: MIQKQIESVIAGNHLTEEEMIGCMTKIMSGEVADTQIASFLTALKYKGEAISEIVGGAKVLREKADVVELQNYYTVDTCGTGGDKLGTFNISTAVAILVAAAGVSVVKHGNRSVSSKCGSADVLEALGIKIDLLPEQVEACVKEINIGFFFAPTFHKAMRFVGKTRKELGFRTIFNILGPLANPANAKAQVLGVFDEALTEPMAEVLKNLGVEKALVVNGKDGLDELSTTSETKITELKEGKITTYMIEPEFFGFERATTEDIKGGDAQENAQIIKALFNGQKGYKRDILLLNAAAALYVGKKAEGLTEGILIAKELIDSGKVMKKLEEFITYTNSFED; the protein is encoded by the coding sequence ATGATTCAAAAACAAATTGAAAGTGTGATAGCAGGAAACCATTTAACGGAAGAAGAAATGATTGGTTGTATGACTAAAATCATGAGTGGAGAAGTTGCAGATACTCAAATTGCTAGTTTTTTAACTGCTTTGAAATATAAAGGAGAAGCTATATCAGAAATCGTTGGTGGAGCTAAGGTCTTAAGAGAAAAAGCAGATGTGGTAGAGCTACAAAATTACTATACCGTGGATACTTGTGGAACAGGTGGAGATAAGCTCGGAACCTTTAATATTTCTACTGCAGTTGCTATATTAGTAGCAGCAGCTGGAGTATCCGTTGTTAAGCACGGCAACAGATCTGTCTCAAGTAAGTGCGGAAGCGCGGACGTGCTGGAAGCATTGGGAATAAAAATTGATTTGCTGCCAGAGCAAGTGGAGGCGTGTGTGAAGGAAATTAATATTGGATTTTTCTTTGCACCGACCTTTCATAAAGCAATGCGATTTGTAGGGAAAACTAGAAAAGAGCTAGGGTTTAGAACTATCTTTAATATACTAGGACCCCTAGCAAACCCTGCCAATGCGAAGGCACAGGTCTTAGGCGTATTTGATGAAGCACTAACTGAGCCAATGGCAGAGGTATTGAAAAATCTAGGAGTAGAAAAGGCATTGGTAGTAAATGGTAAGGATGGGTTAGACGAATTGTCAACAACTTCTGAAACTAAGATTACTGAATTAAAGGAAGGTAAGATAACAACCTATATGATTGAACCGGAATTTTTTGGTTTTGAAAGAGCAACGACAGAAGACATAAAGGGTGGCGATGCCCAGGAAAATGCTCAAATTATTAAAGCACTTTTTAATGGTCAAAAGGGCTATAAGAGAGATATTCTTCTTCTTAATGCTGCTGCAGCACTTTATGTTGGCAAAAAGGCAGAGGGCTTGACTGAAGGGATTCTGATAGCAAAAGAGCTTATTGATTCAGGAAAGGTAATGAAAAAATTAGAAGAATTTATTACCTATACCAACAGTTTCGAGGATTAA
- the sfsA gene encoding DNA/RNA nuclease SfsA: MIYQNIVEGIFIERLNRFIAKVLIENHEELVHVKNTGRCKELFIPGAKIFLEKSSNPSRKTAYSLIGIYKNDVLINIDSQIPNAVVYEGIVNGKIEELRKMITLKREVTYGNSRFDLYYETLTHKGFIEVKGVTLERHGIAMFPDAPTERGRKHILELMQASNEGYTNYLFFLIQMEGVHEFKPNCETDPKFAEALSLAQQSEVNVLVFNSKVSMNSIHLYERLLFK, encoded by the coding sequence ATGATCTACCAAAATATTGTAGAAGGAATATTTATTGAACGCTTGAATCGGTTTATAGCTAAGGTTCTTATAGAAAATCATGAGGAGCTTGTTCATGTGAAAAATACTGGCCGCTGCAAAGAGTTATTTATACCTGGGGCTAAGATATTTCTTGAGAAAAGTAGTAATCCAAGCAGAAAAACCGCTTATTCGCTTATTGGCATTTATAAAAATGATGTACTGATTAATATAGACTCCCAAATACCTAATGCCGTTGTTTATGAGGGAATTGTTAATGGAAAAATCGAAGAGCTCAGAAAAATGATAACACTAAAAAGAGAAGTGACCTATGGCAATTCAAGATTTGATTTATATTATGAAACATTAACTCATAAAGGGTTTATTGAGGTGAAAGGGGTAACCCTTGAACGTCATGGGATTGCCATGTTTCCTGATGCACCTACGGAACGTGGAAGAAAGCACATCCTCGAGTTAATGCAGGCTTCTAATGAGGGCTATACTAATTATTTATTTTTTCTCATTCAAATGGAAGGGGTTCATGAATTTAAACCAAATTGTGAAACAGACCCCAAATTTGCTGAAGCATTAAGTCTTGCTCAGCAATCCGAGGTCAATGTTTTGGTATTCAATTCTAAAGTCTCAATGAATTCGATTCATCTGTATGAAAGATTATTATTCAAATAG
- a CDS encoding N-(5'-phosphoribosyl)anthranilate isomerase: MLTKVKVCGIKTEEEVQMINLYPVNYVGFIFAPSKRQVTEERAIVLRPLFRKDIKVVGVFVDEEPQRVNELIKSCSLDVVQLHGNETVEYCNHMQAKVWKTICVKDEDSLYSIQKYSTSVEGILLDTYSKDERGGTGKTFHWGMVKELSKTHTIILAGGLTPENIVQAIKTVMPQVVDLNSGLETNLMKDNDKISKLFSKLKEENWNE; the protein is encoded by the coding sequence ATGCTTACAAAGGTTAAAGTATGCGGGATTAAAACTGAGGAAGAGGTTCAAATGATTAACCTATATCCTGTGAACTATGTGGGATTCATTTTTGCCCCAAGTAAAAGGCAGGTAACAGAAGAAAGGGCAATAGTGCTTAGGCCGCTTTTTCGTAAAGATATTAAAGTCGTCGGAGTATTTGTTGATGAAGAACCTCAACGAGTGAATGAACTCATTAAGAGTTGCTCTCTTGATGTTGTACAACTACACGGAAATGAAACTGTGGAGTATTGTAATCATATGCAAGCTAAGGTGTGGAAAACAATATGCGTAAAAGATGAAGATAGTCTATACTCGATTCAAAAATATTCAACATCAGTGGAGGGTATATTATTAGATACCTATAGCAAAGATGAACGAGGAGGTACTGGTAAAACCTTTCATTGGGGTATGGTAAAGGAATTATCAAAAACCCATACTATTATTTTAGCAGGAGGTCTTACACCTGAAAATATTGTTCAGGCAATAAAAACAGTAATGCCACAAGTTGTAGATCTGAACTCAGGGTTAGAGACAAATTTAATGAAAGATAACGATAAAATCAGCAAGTTATTTTCAAAGCTTAAGGAGGAAAATTGGAATGAATAA
- the trpB gene encoding tryptophan synthase subunit beta produces the protein MNKKFGQFGGQYVPETLMYPLQELEEAYEACMKDPAFMEEYMYYMKDYVGRESPLYYAKRFTEKLGGAKVYLKREDLNHTGAHKINNVIGQVLLAKRMGKKKVIAETGAGQHGVATATGAALFDMECTVFMGEEDVARQELNVFRMELLGAKVETVVSGTKTLKDATNEAIREWVKCVEDTFYVIGSVVGPHPYPTMVRDFQRIIGDETRRQILEKEGRLPDTIIACVGGGSNAMGIFFPFVEDVEVQLIGVEAAGLGIETGKHAVVLAEGSDGTLGVLHGMKTKLLTDQDGNIIPAHSISAGLDYPGIGPEHAYLDDVKRAKYVSITDQEALDGFEMLTKVEGIIPALESSHAIAYAMKLAPTMSKDKIIVINVSGRGDKDTHTVMDYFRQGKQGLEKLNK, from the coding sequence ATGAATAAAAAGTTTGGTCAATTTGGAGGGCAGTACGTTCCGGAAACATTGATGTATCCCTTACAAGAATTAGAAGAAGCTTATGAAGCGTGTATGAAAGATCCAGCGTTTATGGAAGAATATATGTATTATATGAAAGATTATGTTGGTAGAGAATCACCTTTGTACTACGCAAAAAGATTTACAGAAAAATTAGGTGGTGCAAAAGTTTATTTAAAAAGAGAAGATCTAAATCATACAGGTGCACATAAAATTAACAATGTAATAGGGCAAGTATTGTTGGCTAAGAGAATGGGAAAGAAGAAGGTCATTGCAGAAACTGGAGCTGGTCAACATGGTGTTGCAACTGCTACGGGAGCGGCTCTATTCGATATGGAATGTACGGTATTTATGGGCGAAGAAGATGTTGCGCGTCAAGAATTAAATGTATTTAGAATGGAGCTACTTGGTGCAAAGGTTGAAACAGTAGTTTCTGGAACAAAAACATTAAAGGATGCTACCAATGAAGCAATTAGAGAATGGGTTAAATGCGTTGAAGATACTTTTTATGTGATTGGTTCAGTTGTTGGACCTCATCCATATCCTACGATGGTAAGAGATTTTCAAAGAATCATAGGAGATGAAACCAGGAGACAAATATTAGAAAAAGAAGGAAGACTACCGGATACGATAATTGCTTGTGTTGGTGGAGGAAGTAACGCAATGGGTATCTTTTTTCCTTTTGTTGAAGACGTCGAAGTTCAACTGATTGGTGTTGAAGCAGCAGGATTAGGGATAGAAACAGGAAAGCACGCGGTAGTTTTAGCAGAAGGTTCAGATGGGACATTGGGAGTTCTTCATGGAATGAAAACAAAGCTTTTAACCGATCAAGATGGAAATATTATACCTGCTCACTCAATATCAGCAGGCTTAGACTATCCTGGGATTGGACCAGAACATGCATATTTAGATGACGTTAAAAGAGCAAAATATGTCTCCATTACGGATCAAGAGGCACTTGATGGATTCGAGATGTTAACGAAGGTAGAGGGAATTATTCCAGCTCTTGAAAGCTCTCATGCTATTGCATATGCGATGAAGTTAGCACCTACAATGTCAAAGGACAAAATCATTGTCATTAATGTTTCTGGTAGAGGAGACAAAGATACACATACGGTTATGGATTATTTTAGACAAGGCAAGCAAGGCTTAGAAAAATTAAACAAATAG
- the trpE gene encoding anthranilate synthase component I, translated as MEKKVLKTYVQTMIGDTETPITLYQKYVRKGEGFLLESKEQPKGRYSFLATNPFIVVKAHDNQIAITTKGKTIIKEGKPLEEVKRIIDGYDIINETKLPFVGGAVGTVGYDTIKQYEKIPAMNIDSIGTPDVHLMFVKEGIAYDHFNHTIYIVALEEDNDQGRELAEERIYEIKMMLKKDIIFDEEDIESEKLVFQSNVSKKTFEDAVNKAKSYIYEGDIFQVVLSQRWSARCETSPFTLYRRLRRLNPSPYMYYFKFDDYDIVGSSPEMLVELMDGKISNCPIAGTRRRGKTEEEDKLLAEDLMGDEKEIAEHIMLVDLGRNDMGKVSKIGTVNVAKYMEVQNYSHVMHIVSLVEGEKRDDQDMFQVLMSFLPAGTLSGAPKIRAMEIIEELEISKRGIYGGAIGYFGFNQTMDMCIAIRTMVIKDNVVHIQAGAGIVADSIAEAEYEETRNKAQALITAINN; from the coding sequence ATGGAGAAAAAAGTACTTAAAACATATGTGCAAACAATGATAGGTGATACAGAGACACCAATTACCCTTTATCAAAAATATGTAAGAAAGGGTGAGGGTTTTCTACTAGAAAGCAAAGAGCAACCAAAAGGTCGATATTCCTTTTTAGCTACAAATCCATTTATCGTAGTTAAAGCGCATGACAATCAAATTGCCATTACTACAAAGGGAAAAACAATTATAAAAGAAGGTAAACCATTAGAGGAGGTTAAGCGCATCATTGATGGATACGACATCATCAATGAGACAAAGCTACCTTTTGTAGGTGGAGCGGTAGGAACAGTTGGATATGATACGATTAAGCAGTATGAAAAAATTCCAGCGATGAATATTGATTCTATCGGCACGCCAGACGTACATCTTATGTTTGTCAAAGAAGGAATCGCTTATGATCATTTTAATCACACCATTTATATAGTAGCCCTTGAAGAAGACAACGATCAAGGAAGGGAATTGGCAGAAGAGCGAATTTATGAAATAAAGATGATGCTAAAAAAAGATATTATTTTTGATGAAGAGGATATAGAAAGTGAAAAACTTGTTTTCCAAAGCAACGTCAGTAAAAAAACCTTTGAAGATGCCGTTAATAAGGCAAAGTCGTATATATATGAGGGAGATATTTTTCAAGTTGTATTATCTCAAAGATGGAGTGCAAGATGTGAAACGTCCCCCTTTACACTTTATAGAAGATTAAGACGCTTAAATCCATCACCATATATGTATTATTTTAAATTTGATGACTATGACATTGTAGGGAGTTCACCTGAGATGCTAGTAGAGCTTATGGATGGTAAAATATCTAATTGTCCTATAGCGGGTACAAGACGACGAGGTAAAACAGAGGAAGAAGATAAATTACTGGCAGAGGATTTAATGGGAGATGAGAAAGAAATTGCAGAACATATAATGCTTGTAGATTTAGGTAGAAATGATATGGGTAAGGTGTCTAAAATAGGTACAGTAAATGTTGCAAAATATATGGAAGTTCAAAATTATTCCCACGTAATGCACATTGTATCCTTGGTAGAGGGCGAAAAGAGAGATGACCAAGATATGTTTCAAGTTCTTATGAGCTTTTTACCAGCAGGAACCTTATCTGGAGCACCTAAAATAAGAGCAATGGAGATTATTGAAGAGTTGGAGATATCTAAAAGAGGAATTTATGGTGGTGCAATTGGGTACTTTGGCTTTAATCAAACAATGGATATGTGTATTGCTATTCGCACCATGGTCATAAAAGACAATGTAGTTCATATTCAAGCAGGAGCTGGGATTGTAGCAGATTCAATCGCAGAAGCAGAGTATGAGGAAACTAGAAACAAGGCACAAGCACTCATTACTGCAATTAATAATTAG
- a CDS encoding CBS domain-containing protein — MNIAFFLTPKSELVTLDEHITIRQAMEIMEYHRYTAVSVIDRKGRYVDALSEGDILWHLKHKEGLIFKDTERESIDTIKRHRPTASVSINSNIESLIELSSSQSFIPVVDDQNVFIGIIKRSDIIHFCIDKLGLKDTDERIA; from the coding sequence ATGAATATTGCGTTTTTTTTAACACCTAAAAGTGAACTAGTAACATTAGATGAACATATTACCATCCGTCAAGCTATGGAAATTATGGAATACCATCGTTATACCGCTGTTTCTGTGATTGATCGTAAAGGTAGATATGTGGATGCCTTGTCAGAAGGCGATATTCTCTGGCATTTGAAGCATAAAGAAGGATTGATATTTAAGGACACGGAAAGAGAATCAATAGACACCATAAAAAGGCATAGACCAACTGCATCAGTATCAATTAATTCTAATATAGAATCCTTAATCGAGTTATCATCATCCCAGAGTTTTATCCCGGTAGTAGATGATCAAAATGTATTTATTGGAATCATAAAAAGAAGTGATATCATTCATTTTTGTATAGACAAACTTGGTTTAAAAGATACAGATGAAAGAATAGCATAA
- a CDS encoding aminodeoxychorismate/anthranilate synthase component II, with protein MILLIDNYDSFTYNLYQFIGEYDDQIVVYRNDEITGKEILEMKPDKVVISPGPKAPKEAGNCLEIIKQVAGIIPILGICLGHQCIGEAFGGNIVHAKTLFHGKSSVIHLEKDKLFKGIDEELTVARYHSLVVEYESIPDCFEILSISDDDEIMAMKHKDYEIYGLQFHPESVLTQNGKKIIENFIL; from the coding sequence ATGATATTACTGATTGATAACTACGATTCTTTTACTTACAACCTATATCAATTCATTGGAGAGTACGATGACCAAATTGTCGTTTACAGGAATGATGAAATAACAGGTAAGGAAATTTTAGAAATGAAGCCTGATAAAGTGGTTATTTCACCAGGTCCAAAGGCACCAAAGGAAGCTGGGAATTGTCTCGAGATTATTAAGCAGGTTGCAGGAATCATACCAATATTAGGAATATGCTTGGGGCATCAATGCATTGGAGAAGCTTTTGGAGGAAATATTGTTCATGCAAAAACTCTGTTTCATGGTAAAAGTTCAGTAATTCATCTTGAAAAAGATAAATTATTTAAAGGCATTGATGAAGAACTAACGGTTGCAAGATATCATTCATTGGTAGTTGAGTATGAGTCCATACCAGATTGTTTTGAAATATTATCTATATCAGATGATGATGAAATCATGGCTATGAAGCATAAGGATTATGAAATATATGGTTTGCAATTTCATCCAGAATCAGTTTTAACACAAAATGGAAAGAAAATAATTGAGAATTTTATTCTGTAA
- a CDS encoding transcriptional regulator → MRNKLKEARLDKQLTHNEMADQIGLVRSSYTNIEVGVKNPSERVVLKIREILDNYDEDLFE, encoded by the coding sequence ATGAGAAATAAACTTAAAGAAGCAAGGCTAGATAAACAGTTAACCCATAATGAAATGGCAGACCAAATTGGATTAGTTAGGTCTTCTTATACGAATATTGAAGTTGGTGTTAAAAACCCATCAGAAAGGGTTGTACTAAAGATAAGAGAAATTCTTGATAATTATGATGAAGATCTATTTGAATAA
- a CDS encoding indole-3-glycerol phosphate synthase TrpC, with translation MADRIYLKDIVNSKQIRNEKQVFHIEDMMKQIEALDNRPSFRDALAKNGLSIIGEIKKASPSKGIIREDFNPIEIAKVYETAVDAISVLTEEDYFLGRDVYLKEISELVKLPTLCKDFILIPEQIYKAKLLGASAVLLIVAILTNEQLKEYIDVAKSVGMDALVEIHTKQELERALQVGATIMGINNRNLESFKTDLNVTLELRPFIPEGIIVVSESGIHTTQDIKQLTEANIDAILVGESFMRTDDIGQHAKELKYAYKG, from the coding sequence ATGGCAGATAGAATATATCTCAAAGATATTGTAAACAGTAAACAAATTAGAAATGAAAAGCAGGTTTTTCATATTGAGGATATGATGAAGCAAATTGAAGCATTGGATAATAGGCCTTCCTTTAGAGATGCATTAGCAAAAAATGGTTTGTCTATTATCGGAGAGATTAAAAAAGCATCACCTTCAAAAGGGATCATTAGAGAAGATTTTAATCCCATTGAAATAGCAAAGGTATATGAAACTGCAGTAGATGCAATTTCAGTATTAACAGAAGAAGATTACTTTCTAGGCAGGGATGTTTATTTAAAGGAAATTAGTGAACTGGTGAAGCTACCGACATTATGTAAGGATTTTATATTGATTCCAGAACAAATCTATAAGGCAAAACTTTTAGGTGCAAGTGCAGTTTTACTGATTGTTGCAATACTAACAAATGAACAATTAAAGGAATATATAGATGTAGCGAAAAGTGTAGGAATGGATGCTCTTGTTGAAATCCATACAAAACAGGAGCTTGAAAGAGCTCTTCAAGTAGGGGCGACTATCATGGGTATTAACAATAGAAACCTTGAATCTTTTAAAACAGATCTTAATGTAACCCTTGAGCTACGACCATTTATACCAGAAGGTATCATAGTTGTAAGTGAAAGTGGAATACATACCACCCAAGACATTAAGCAGCTTACAGAAGCAAATATAGATGCTATTTTAGTTGGAGAAAGTTTTATGAGAACAGATGACATTGGGCAACATGCTAAGGAGTTAAAATATGCTTACAAAGGTTAA
- a CDS encoding tryptophan synthase subunit alpha codes for MNRIDKKFIELKQKNKKAFIGFITAGDPTLEDTAALVHALEEAGTDIIEIGIPYSDPLADGPVIQLANQRAFMNADLSVANIMAKVGFIRKTTEVPLLYLVYINTIIVYGKEKFMKDCVDAGIDGLIIPDMPLEEREELMVLINETDLALIPLVAPTSKDRISKIVDGCKGFVYCVSSLGVTGRSSQFHEGIEAYLKDVKSKTNLPIAVGFGISNKKDINALSDLVDGVIVGSAIVQKVAEGKGDIEIVKNFIKELTVLS; via the coding sequence ATGAATAGAATTGATAAAAAATTCATTGAACTAAAACAAAAGAACAAAAAAGCTTTTATAGGCTTTATTACTGCAGGTGATCCAACATTAGAGGATACTGCTGCGTTAGTGCATGCGTTAGAAGAAGCGGGGACAGATATCATTGAAATTGGGATACCATACTCCGATCCATTAGCTGATGGTCCTGTAATACAGCTAGCGAATCAGAGAGCCTTTATGAATGCAGATTTATCGGTAGCTAATATTATGGCCAAGGTGGGCTTCATTAGAAAGACAACAGAAGTACCACTTTTATATTTGGTTTATATAAATACAATCATTGTGTATGGCAAGGAAAAATTCATGAAGGATTGTGTAGATGCAGGTATTGATGGGTTAATTATTCCAGATATGCCATTAGAAGAGCGGGAGGAGTTAATGGTTTTAATAAATGAAACCGACCTTGCACTAATTCCATTAGTAGCACCTACTTCTAAAGATAGAATTTCTAAAATAGTTGATGGTTGTAAGGGATTTGTGTACTGTGTATCTTCTTTAGGGGTAACAGGAAGGTCTTCACAATTTCATGAAGGTATTGAGGCTTACTTAAAAGATGTGAAAAGTAAAACCAATTTGCCAATTGCAGTTGGTTTTGGGATTTCAAATAAAAAGGATATAAATGCTTTATCGGACTTAGTAGATGGTGTAATTGTGGGGTCAGCCATAGTTCAAAAGGTTGCAGAAGGTAAGGGTGATATAGAGATTGTAAAAAATTTCATAAAAGAGCTAACGGTTTTATCATAA